TAAAGAAATACGGTTATGAAATTGATGATGATCTATTAAAGAGTCATCTATTATGGATAGCTTCTTACCACTCAGGTAACGGATGGTATTTGGAACAAACTTATAATTATTATTCTATAAGCCTTTTTATTGTATACACCACAATTTGGAACAGAACTTTCGGAGATGAGTATTATCCGGAAATAGGTGAAATTATTGAGAGATCTGCTCAGAAACTGATGGAATCTTTGCCAAGCTTTTTTGGTAGGGATGGATACATCAATATGTGGTCACGAAGTATATGCTACAGAACCTGGGTGTCAGGGGCCTTTCCCGTGTCTTTCATGTTGAAAAACCCCAATCTTTTAGATCCTGGATGGGCAAGAAGGCTTTGTTCGGGTTCTCTGTTACAGTTTGTTACCCGTGAAGACTTTTATTACAATAATATTCCAAGCCTAGGATTCTATGGAAAAAGAGAGTACATGGTGCAAAACTATAGTTGCGCAGGTAGTCCCTTTTTGATGTTTCTGCCTTTTATTTGTCTGGCTTTACCTGAGGATTCACCATTCTGGACAGCTAAAGAAAATGATGGCTTTTGGGATTCTCTTGGAAATGATTCTAAGAAAATAATACTGAACAATCCCGGATTGGTATTGGTAAATCATGGAAAAACAGGTACTTCGGAGATTGTACCGGGTAAGGTATACTATGATGATCCGAATTATTCTAAATTACGTTACAACACACATTTTCCTTGGGAAGATCATGATCCCAACGGAGGAACTGCAATGGAGTATTCCTATAGAAGTTTGGACCCCAGAGATTTAAGAGGTGATGACGTCAATTTTTATCTGACAGGGTTGACAGTTGACAATGATGCAAATGAAAATCTGAAATACTCCATATCACAAAGCATGTTGTTTAATGGCGTAATTGACAACGTCATATATCGTCAGGCAATAATGAGAAGACCTCCGAATAATGGAGTTGGATATATTATTGATCTGGCAGAAATTACCATACCGGCAGGTGTGATCAGAGTCGATCGTTTACGACTCGCTTTTGAGTATGAAGTAACGTTCGGACATTATGGTTTGCCTCATGTGAATGGTAAAGCAGCTGAGATTAAACAATTTGAAGAAGAAAACAGAAAAGTTATCACAGCAACTATCCCCGGAAGGAGTCTGGCAATGATAACTTATCACGGATGGGACCAAATTGAACATAAGGTTCATGCAAAC
The window above is part of the Dehalococcoidales bacterium genome. Proteins encoded here:
- a CDS encoding DUF2264 domain-containing protein; this encodes EFGGLFKTLLLMPDTIWTSYTAEQKNEMIECISKWAHHRTTQNNWRIFNIITLSFLKKYGYEIDDDLLKSHLLWIASYHSGNGWYLEQTYNYYSISLFIVYTTIWNRTFGDEYYPEIGEIIERSAQKLMESLPSFFGRDGYINMWSRSICYRTWVSGAFPVSFMLKNPNLLDPGWARRLCSGSLLQFVTREDFYYNNIPSLGFYGKREYMVQNYSCAGSPFLMFLPFICLALPEDSPFWTAKENDGFWDSLGNDSKKIILNNPGLVLVNHGKTGTSEIVPGKVYYDDPNYSKLRYNTHFPWEDHDPNGGTAMEYSYRSLDPRDLRGDDVNFYLTGLTVDNDANENLKYSISQSMLFNGVIDNVIYRQAIMRRPPNNGVGYIIDLAEITIPAGVIRVDRLRLAFEYEVTFGHYGLPHVNGKAAEIKQFEEENRKVITATIPGRSLAMITYHGWDQIEHKVHANRNAESDESTVIYARKKCLDKNPPMELLITAMLHKTDDSEWTKEELNPIKSIEMLEVTPNYSPLGAIITLADNTRYNIDFADIDGRRTC